The stretch of DNA ACTGTAAATGCTGACGAAATGAGAAAACCACTGTATAAGAGAGTTTAATTGATTAGACGCTTATATGGGAAGGTCTCAAAGTAGGGAGATGCATAAGTCAGGAGACCTGTCTTTCTTAAGATGTTTCAACTTTTTCGGGGATTGAGAAGATGAAATGGTGGCGACAGAAGACACTTGACTACTTTTTTCATCCTTCTGTATTGTTATCGTTTCATCCGCTCAATTCACCTTGAGCGGATTTTTTAATTTAGGGGGGAAATATATGACAATCAGTGTACAAAGTGAACATGTTTCTTTTTTAGAATCTATTAATCAAGTTGAACAGGAATACAACATTGATGCTTCTGAACTGAAGAAGCAAATTAGTCAGTTGGAAGTATCACCGACTGAAATGAATAAGCATGCATTACACTATGCAGTCAATCAAATAGCGATAGACCAACCCGATTGGACGTTCGTTGCTGCCAGTTTCTATCTGAATGAATTATATTTTAAGGCGGCCGAAAGCCGAGGTTATAAAAGTCCAAATAAATATGGAGACTTTTATGGATTACTAAAACAACTAACGGATATAGGAATCTATTCCAATGATTTATTAAGTCTTTATAGTAAGGATGAAATAGATACATTAGCAAAAGCGATTAATCCAAAAAAGGATCATTTATTTACATACATAGGATTATTTCTATTTGCAGATCGATATCTTGCCCGTGATTATAACCGAAATATTTATGAACTTCCCCAAGAGCGATTTATGATTATTGCTATGACACTAATGAAGTACGAAAAAGAAACCATTCGTCTAAGTCTAGTGAAAGAGGCATATTGGGCTTTAAGCAACTTATATATGACAGTTGCAACTCCTACCTTAGCGAATGCAGGAAAAAGCTTTGGTCAGCTCTCCTCATGTTTTATTGATACGGTTGATGATTCACTTGATAGTATATATTTAAATAATTGGGATATTTCTCGGTTAAGCAAAGACGGCGGTGGGATCGGGATTTATTATGGAAAGGTTCGTGCTCTTGGTTCAGATATAAAGAAATTTAAAGAAAACTCATCTGGCGTAGTTCCATGGATAAAGTTAGTAAACGATACAGCTGTTAGTGTTGATCAGTTAGGTCAACGGCAGGGAGCCATTGCTGTATATTTAGATCTATTTCACAAAGATATTATGAGTGGATTTCTAGACTTAAAAACGAATAATGGCGACGAGAGACGGAAGGCTCATGATATATTTACCGGCGTAACGATACCAGATTTATTTATGCAACGAATAGAAGAAAAAGATGAGAACGGAAGGAGTATTGGAGAGTGGCATACATTTTGTCCTCATCAGGTAAAACAGATCATGGGCTGGAAAGATGAAAAAGGTAATCTTCTTGGATTGGAAGATTTTTATGATGAAAGTGATCATAAATATTTTACAGAGAAATATGAAGAGGCGGTAAAAAACCCACTTCTTCCCCGTAAAACATATCGAGCTATGGACATTATGGCACGAATCATGGTTTCACAACTAGAAACAGGAACTCCATACATGTTTTACCGTGACGAAGTGAACAGAAAAAATCCGAATAAACATCTTTTAGGCAAGGGGCGTACTTCTATCTATTGCAGTAACTTATGTACCGAAATTACGCAAAATATGTCTCCTACAACAATCGTTAACGAATATCAGGACGAAGAGGGAAACATCGTAATGGTACGTAAACCAGGTGATTTTGTTGTTTGTAATTTATCCTCGGTTAATCTTGCAAAAGCTGTACCAGCGAATGTCTTAGAACGACTAATACGGATACAGGTAAGAATGTTAGACAATGTCATTGACTTAAATACAATCTCAGTGCGGCAGGCGCAATTGACGAATAAAAAGTTTAGAGCTGTTGGACTTGGTACTTATGGGTGGCATCATCTTCTCGCACTAAAGGGAATTCACTGGGAATCCGATGCTGCCGTTCATTTTGCAGATGTATTATATGAAGATATTGCTTTTTACACCATTCGGTCTTCAATGGAACTAGCAATGGAGAAAGGATCGTATAGTCAATTTAGCGGTTCTGAGTGGCAGACTGGAGACTATTTTACACGTAGAAATTACGAGACTGAGAGGTGGAGTGATTTAAAGAGGAAGGTAGCTATTCATGGACTTCGCAATGGGTGGCTTATGGCTATTGCACCAAACTCATCAACAGCAAAAATTGGTGGTTCAACAGATGGAATTGATCCCATATATTCAGTGGAATACGCTGAAGAGAAGAAAAATTTTAAATTTAAAGTGACAGCACCTGACCTAAACCATCACACTTACAATTATTATCGTCGTGTAAGGCATGAAATTGATCAAGTTTGGAGTATAAAACAGAATGCTGCTCGTGGACGTCATATTGATCAGGCAATTAGTTTCAACCTTTATGTTCGACATGACATAAAAGCGAAAGATTTATTAAA from Bacillus sp. SLBN-46 encodes:
- a CDS encoding ribonucleoside-diphosphate reductase subunit alpha → MTISVQSEHVSFLESINQVEQEYNIDASELKKQISQLEVSPTEMNKHALHYAVNQIAIDQPDWTFVAASFYLNELYFKAAESRGYKSPNKYGDFYGLLKQLTDIGIYSNDLLSLYSKDEIDTLAKAINPKKDHLFTYIGLFLFADRYLARDYNRNIYELPQERFMIIAMTLMKYEKETIRLSLVKEAYWALSNLYMTVATPTLANAGKSFGQLSSCFIDTVDDSLDSIYLNNWDISRLSKDGGGIGIYYGKVRALGSDIKKFKENSSGVVPWIKLVNDTAVSVDQLGQRQGAIAVYLDLFHKDIMSGFLDLKTNNGDERRKAHDIFTGVTIPDLFMQRIEEKDENGRSIGEWHTFCPHQVKQIMGWKDEKGNLLGLEDFYDESDHKYFTEKYEEAVKNPLLPRKTYRAMDIMARIMVSQLETGTPYMFYRDEVNRKNPNKHLLGKGRTSIYCSNLCTEITQNMSPTTIVNEYQDEEGNIVMVRKPGDFVVCNLSSVNLAKAVPANVLERLIRIQVRMLDNVIDLNTISVRQAQLTNKKFRAVGLGTYGWHHLLALKGIHWESDAAVHFADVLYEDIAFYTIRSSMELAMEKGSYSQFSGSEWQTGDYFTRRNYETERWSDLKRKVAIHGLRNGWLMAIAPNSSTAKIGGSTDGIDPIYSVEYAEEKKNFKFKVTAPDLNHHTYNYYRRVRHEIDQVWSIKQNAARGRHIDQAISFNLYVRHDIKAKDLLNLHLESWKQGLKTTYYVRSTTQAEIEECDACHS